The Anopheles coluzzii chromosome 2, AcolN3, whole genome shotgun sequence genome window below encodes:
- the LOC120948409 gene encoding uncharacterized protein LOC120948409 isoform X2, which produces MCTVLLGGVVFGNHFYLYANELKNSTIVLSVRDDHDANICANCILSIEAFFKYKAQCVQNDRLLRKKRVSFFAELGLAADSADGIVGANDLSYQSSAAAAPELSSKRRRLSRNGDGGELGNEEEEEEDDELSTDRKRHRTGGLPDDDDDDSSGSIKKPYNGDGHGEGAGKVENDGEEADLGPYQIKQEAIDPDRDGEEENRNQQQQHLEDEDDDEEEYFNPNQFLAQETQIDEEDEIGEDADNDVSSDGDGQQFVVANGAESGDGGGAGGLATGQHQPPQLFERGWKTTEFSPQPGSSGLKTLKITDYSNVTGKRGRPQRFVTEMLSMAAAAAAAASGGGGGSGGGVGNTFLPYHPGDAMYQQWQRLKGLANARLQADGRVPLALANPPHGRTTTRVLGGVIEPTKKVQKFLDDGLRELIYNAGAPNPHFARDGGSTDFKVVKARFNSYNIIFDDNRFLRRNKSVSGLPKWYWACSVTGCPVKICSYAGRLFRTNELSHTHSPTEPDADSKYETIQPDPVEAEQLQRQLLHQQQQQHAMQQQRLVRQQQQQQLLRQRQVELAQRRVAAAAALMAAAAANSSRNDSTELERSMHGLDSSNSNSSSSHNNNGSMAEQNDPRRNYELRMADDGSELLLYAGHTHGLIMTRKDGVRVYRCTSIVGGEEQASGEAGRPCTDTVFLHSNGCIAKVCKEENVDYGMEFPVDGGAADRYRTAGGSVAEGGEEDKRRRPQKIIVYEGYRYKYCHARPEGSFYWRCVLRHDKDCLASIQTKRNLEFLNVNDQPHNHEPPDPSEPHENAMLCEIRLPAKGEATEGSTDFKLVKSGQKREFLIYKGYRYYFQYESKNGRRSYRCTMFKNCPAGAFLLPNSTIQEAKNFIHTHPPVEDMDKYITKDSLITSPIKLPDGGTEGGKRGVESGGHGDTAAIEPLSKDPEVARRNGYRIIKNYKNKEIMIYLGWRYFEDYKKKSGGQVWRCSSHRLCRGSVHLFPDGSINFAKLVDHNHSPPKKIISHSSIDGGEYTKAMLDVSSSLDYTLGNGADGTGDSMLLTGGGTYHRYITHQGHRFRFATRKREGTIYWRCAMRLETKCPVSFHTKEDTYELVSTRNHEHNHPIPTVWPEVAGGQIDDELPQVRMPAEQVGTTDFILTKNSKGRDLVLYRSGRFYLDYSRKDGRIVFRCSAVSGCRATVLLLPNKTLQVPEDFSHNHPTADGWEAGEAPSLDAKSVGQLMTEPIELKSDDEEEEGATPTDLIADRGARVSGGAGPESMLPKIILYDGFQFRFISRHPTEQSAFFRCFNFDAKKNQCHASLYTDLNGVVIQSNQQPHNHDQSDYLMGPDKYHPRSLQHRPDQSGLLITAPPTGDELRGTRDYKIVKNWKNRDVLVFQNCRYFLHYVRKDGRKVWRCSAIRSCHAAVYLNADGTVDQFRGQHVHEIRPEGEPRRRRRRKKSELVPFSYGVGVGPGVGASIFANGMLANAAELMARGMNGASMLNGGAIGGITPHGGALVANGSMNGGHNGTNEWIDYSDYAMQMSGSPNDTASSAAARGNEETHSLWDQHHPEAGASGGGRGTNGGEGFDLSYHSVFGSQENFNTYAVHALAQHHLQQQQQQRSAASLQQQIQHHQQLLLNGAGEQLHRRPNGAPQPPDSSDAEECELSGDASGDEIPLIDITPEVKIEGDDEQ; this is translated from the exons GCTGAGCTCGGGCTGGCGGCCGATTCAGCCGACGGGATCGTCGGGGCGAACGATCTTTCGTACCAgtcgtcggcggcggcggcaccggAGCTGTCTAGCAAGCGGCGCCGATTGTCACGCAATGGAGACGGCGGAGAGCTAGGcaatgaggaggaggaggaggaggacgacgagcTATCGACGGACCGTAAACGACACCGAACCGGGGGCCTTccggatgacgatgatgatgacagcAGTGGGAGTATAAAGAAGCCCTACAATGGTGACGGTCACGGGGAAGGTGCGGGAAAGGTGGAGAACGATGGTGAGGAAGCTGACCTGGGACCGTATCAAATTAAGCAGGAAGCTATCGATCCGGACCGAGACGGGGAGGAGGAAAACCgcaatcagcagcaacagcatctcGAGGATGAAGACGACGATGAGGAAGAGTACTTCAATCCGAACCAATTCCTCGCCCAGGAGACACAAATCGACGAAGAGGACGAGATCGGCGAGGATGCAGACAATGACGTCAGTTCCGATGGCGATGGGCAGCAGTTTGTCGTTGCGAATGGTGCCGagagtggtgatggtggcggtgCTGGTGGGTTGGCGACTGGACAACACCAGCCGCCCCAGCTGTTCGAGCGTGGCTGGAAGACGACGGAATTCTCCCCGCAGCCCGGTTCGTCCGGACTGAAAACGCTCAAAATAACAGACTACTCCAATGTTACGGGGAAGCGCGGTCGTCCGCAGCGGTTCGTTACGGAGATGCTATCgatggcggcggcagcggcagcggccgcgtccggtggaggtggtggtagtggtggtggtgttggtaaCACCTTTTTGCCGTACCATCCCGGAGACGCAATGTACCAGCAGTGGCAACGGCTGAAAGGGTTGGCCAATGCGCGACTGCAGGCCGACGGGCGGGTGCCACTGGCGCTCGCAAACCCTCCGCATGGCCGCACGACAACGCGCGTTCTCGGCGGTGTGATCGAACCCACGAAAAAGGTGCAAAAGTTTCTGGACGATGGACTGCGGGAGTTGATCTACAATGCCGGTGCGCCAAACCCGCACTTCGCTCGG GACGGAGGCTCGACGGATTTCAAGGTCGTGAAGGCACGCTTCAACTCGTACAACATCATCTTCGACGACAATCGGTTCCTGCGGCGCAACAAATCCGTCAGCGGGCTGCCCAAGTGGTACTGGGCGTGCAGTGTTACCGGCTGTCCGGTGAAGATATGCAGCTACGCCGGGCGACTGTTCCGCACGAACGAGCTGTCCCATACGCACTCGCCGACGGAACCGGACGCGGACAGCAAGTACGAAACGATACAGCCCGACCCGGTCGAGGCGGAACAGTTGCAGCGCCAGCTGctgcatcagcaacagcagcagcacgcaatgcagcagcaacggctcgtgcgccagcagcagcagcagcaactcctGCGCCAACGTCAGGTGGAGCTTGCGCAGCGCCGTGttgcggcagcggcagcgctgatggcggcggcggctgccaaCTCGTCCCGCAACGATTCCACCGAGCTGGAGCGCTCGATGCACGGGCTGGAtagcagcaatagcaacagcagcagcagccacaacaacaacggcagcatGGCCGAACAGAACGATCCACGTAGAAACTACGAGCTGCGAATGGCGGACGATGGTTCGGAGCTGCTGTTGTACGCTGGACACACCCACGGACTGATTATGACGCGCAAGGATGGCGTGCGGGTGTACCGGTGCACGAGCATTGTCGGTGGCGAGGAGCAGGCGTCGGGCGAGGCAGGCCGTCCGTGTACGGATACCGTGTTCCTGCACTCGAACGGCTGCATCGCCAAGGTGTGCAAGGAGGAAAACGTGGACTACGGCATGGAGTTCCCGGTGGACGGGGGCGCTGCTGATCGGTACAGGACGGCGGGCGGAAGTGTAGCGGAAGGCGGCGAGGAGGACAAGCGTCGCCGGCCGCAGAAGATTATCGTGTACGAGGGCTACCGGTACAAGTACTGCCATGCACGGCCCGAGGGCAGCTTCTACTGGCGCTGCGTGCTGCGTCACGATAAGGACTGTCTGGCGTCGATACAGACCAAGCGCAACCTCGAGTTTCTCAACGTGAACGATCAACCGCACAACCACGAGCCGCCGGATCCGTCAGAACCGCACGAGAACGCGATGCTGTGCGAGATTCGACTGCCGGCCAAGGGTGAAGCAACGGAAGGGTCGACCGATTTCAAGCTGGTCAAGAGTGGCCAGAAGCGAGAGTTCCTCATCTACAAGGGCTATCGGTATTACTTCCAGTACGAGTCGAAGAACGGGCGACGGTCGTACCGGTGCACGATGTTTAAAAACTGTCCCGCCGGAGCGTTTCTGCTGCCGAACAGTACGATCCAGGAGGCGAAGAACTTTATCCACACGCACCCACCGGTGGAGGATATGGACAAGTACATCACCAAGGACAGCTTGATAACGAGCCCGATCAAGCTGCCGGACGGTGGGACCGAGGGTGGAAAGCGGGGCGTTGAGTCGGGAGGCCACGGTGACACGGCCGCAATAGAGCCGTTGAGCAAAGACCCAGAGGTAGCGCGGCGAAACGGGTACCGCATCATCAAGAACTATAAGAACAAGGAGATCATGATCTACCTCGGGTGGCGTTACTTCGAGGACTACAAAAAGAAGAGCGGCGGCCAGGTGTGGCGCTGCTCGTCGCATCGTTTGTGCCGCGGCTCGGTGCACCTCTTCCCGGACGGGTCAATCAATTTTGCCAAGCTGGTCGATCACAACCACTCGCCACCGAAGAAGATCATCAGCCACTCGTCGATCGATGGGGGCGAGTACACGAAAGCCATGCTTGATGTGTCCTCCTCCCTCGACTATACGCTTGGGAACGGGGCCGACGGGACGGGCGATTCGATGCTGCTGACCGGTGGTGGAACGTACCACCGTTACATCACGCACCAGGGCCATCGGTTCCGGTTCGCGACTCGCAAACGCGAAGGCACCATCTATTGGCGGTGTGCGATGCGCCTCGAAACCAAGTGCCCGGTGTCGTTCCACACGAAGGAGGACACGTACGAGCTGGTCAGTACGCGGAACCACGAGCACAACCATCCCATACCGACCGTGTGGCCGGAGGTGGCCGGCGGACAGATTGACGACGAGctgccccaggtccggatgcCAGCCGAGCAAGTGGGCACAACGGATTTCATCCTGACCAAGAACTCCAAGGGCCGTGATCTGGTGCTTTACCGCAGCGGGCGCTTCTATTTGGACTACTCGCGCAAGGATGGCAGGATTGTGTTTCGCTGCTCGGCCGTGTCCGGATGCCGGGCgactgtgctgctgctgcccaacAAGACGCTACAGGTGCCGGAAGACTTTAGCCACAATCATCCCACCGCGGACGGTTGGGAGGCGGGAGAAGCGCCATCGCTGGACGCCAAATCGGTCGGACAGTTAATGACAGAACCGATCGAGCTAAAGTCCGACGATGAGGAGGAAGAAGGCGCAACGCCCACCGATCTGATCGCAGACCGGGGGGCGAGAGTGTCGGGCGGCGCCGGACCGGAATCGATGCTGCCAAAAATCATCCTTTACGATGGGTTTCAATTCCGCTTCATATCGCGCCATCCCACGGAGCAAAGTGCGTTCTTCCGATGCTTTAACTTTGATGCAAAGAAAAACCAGTGCCACGCCTCGCTCTACACCGACCTGAACGGCGTCGTGATCCAATCTAATCAGCAGCCGCACAATCACGACCAGAGCGACTACCTAATGGGGCCGGATAAATACCATCCCCGTTCGCTACAGCATCGGCCCGATCAGTCAGGCTTATTAATAACTGCACCGCCTACTGGGGACGAGCTGCGCGGAACACGTGATTACAAGATCgtaaaaaattggaaaaatcgTGACGTGCTCGTGTTTCAAAACTGCCGCTACTTCCTGCACTACGTCCGCAAGGATGGGCGCAAGGTGTGGCGCTGTTCCGCGATCCGTAGCTGCCACGCCGCCGTCTATCTAAACGCCGACGGGACGGTCGATCAGTTCCGCGGGCAGCATGTGCACGAGATACGGCCGGAAGGGGAGCCGCGACGGCGCCGTCGCAGGAAAAAGTCCGAACTCGTGCCGTTTTCGTACGGTGTCGGTGTCGGGCCCGGCGTCGGCGCCAGTATCTTCGCCAACGGGATGCTTGCCAATGCTGCCGAGCTGATGGCGCGCGGTATGAATGGTGCGTCGATGCTAAATGGCGGTGCGATCGGTGGCATCACTCCACACGGCGGCGCCCTTGTCGCAAACGGATCAATGAACGGTGGCCACAATGGGACGAACGAGTGGATCGATTACAGTGACTACGCTATGCAGATGAGCGGTTCGCCGAATGACACAGCCAGCAGTGCAGCAGCGCGTGGCAATGAAGAAACCCATTCCCTCTGGGATCAGCACCATCCTGAGGCTGGTGCTAGTGGTGGTGGGCGTGGTACAAATGGAGGGGAAGGATTTGATCTTAGCTACCATTCGGTGTTTGGCAGCCAGGAAAACTTCAACACGTACGCCGTCCATGCGCTCGCCCAGCAtcacctgcagcagcagcagcagcagcgatcgGCCGCCAGCTTGCAGCAGCAAAtacagcaccatcagcagctgctgctgaatgGTGCCGGTGAACAGTTGCATCGACGACCCAATGGCGCACCGCAGCCGCCGGACAGCAGCGATGCAGAAGAGTGCGAACTGTCCGGCGATGCCAGCGGTGACGAAATTCCCCTGATCGACATCACGCCGGAGGTAAAGATAGAGGGAGACGACGAGCAATGA
- the LOC120948409 gene encoding uncharacterized protein LOC120948409 isoform X1 — protein MYESDPQAEQRDGQFCRLCFNKAVDLCPLFPAPNIPNKALLHKIFDCTTITLSVRDDHDANICANCILSIEAFFKYKAQCVQNDRLLRKKRVSFFAELGLAADSADGIVGANDLSYQSSAAAAPELSSKRRRLSRNGDGGELGNEEEEEEDDELSTDRKRHRTGGLPDDDDDDSSGSIKKPYNGDGHGEGAGKVENDGEEADLGPYQIKQEAIDPDRDGEEENRNQQQQHLEDEDDDEEEYFNPNQFLAQETQIDEEDEIGEDADNDVSSDGDGQQFVVANGAESGDGGGAGGLATGQHQPPQLFERGWKTTEFSPQPGSSGLKTLKITDYSNVTGKRGRPQRFVTEMLSMAAAAAAAASGGGGGSGGGVGNTFLPYHPGDAMYQQWQRLKGLANARLQADGRVPLALANPPHGRTTTRVLGGVIEPTKKVQKFLDDGLRELIYNAGAPNPHFARDGGSTDFKVVKARFNSYNIIFDDNRFLRRNKSVSGLPKWYWACSVTGCPVKICSYAGRLFRTNELSHTHSPTEPDADSKYETIQPDPVEAEQLQRQLLHQQQQQHAMQQQRLVRQQQQQQLLRQRQVELAQRRVAAAAALMAAAAANSSRNDSTELERSMHGLDSSNSNSSSSHNNNGSMAEQNDPRRNYELRMADDGSELLLYAGHTHGLIMTRKDGVRVYRCTSIVGGEEQASGEAGRPCTDTVFLHSNGCIAKVCKEENVDYGMEFPVDGGAADRYRTAGGSVAEGGEEDKRRRPQKIIVYEGYRYKYCHARPEGSFYWRCVLRHDKDCLASIQTKRNLEFLNVNDQPHNHEPPDPSEPHENAMLCEIRLPAKGEATEGSTDFKLVKSGQKREFLIYKGYRYYFQYESKNGRRSYRCTMFKNCPAGAFLLPNSTIQEAKNFIHTHPPVEDMDKYITKDSLITSPIKLPDGGTEGGKRGVESGGHGDTAAIEPLSKDPEVARRNGYRIIKNYKNKEIMIYLGWRYFEDYKKKSGGQVWRCSSHRLCRGSVHLFPDGSINFAKLVDHNHSPPKKIISHSSIDGGEYTKAMLDVSSSLDYTLGNGADGTGDSMLLTGGGTYHRYITHQGHRFRFATRKREGTIYWRCAMRLETKCPVSFHTKEDTYELVSTRNHEHNHPIPTVWPEVAGGQIDDELPQVRMPAEQVGTTDFILTKNSKGRDLVLYRSGRFYLDYSRKDGRIVFRCSAVSGCRATVLLLPNKTLQVPEDFSHNHPTADGWEAGEAPSLDAKSVGQLMTEPIELKSDDEEEEGATPTDLIADRGARVSGGAGPESMLPKIILYDGFQFRFISRHPTEQSAFFRCFNFDAKKNQCHASLYTDLNGVVIQSNQQPHNHDQSDYLMGPDKYHPRSLQHRPDQSGLLITAPPTGDELRGTRDYKIVKNWKNRDVLVFQNCRYFLHYVRKDGRKVWRCSAIRSCHAAVYLNADGTVDQFRGQHVHEIRPEGEPRRRRRRKKSELVPFSYGVGVGPGVGASIFANGMLANAAELMARGMNGASMLNGGAIGGITPHGGALVANGSMNGGHNGTNEWIDYSDYAMQMSGSPNDTASSAAARGNEETHSLWDQHHPEAGASGGGRGTNGGEGFDLSYHSVFGSQENFNTYAVHALAQHHLQQQQQQRSAASLQQQIQHHQQLLLNGAGEQLHRRPNGAPQPPDSSDAEECELSGDASGDEIPLIDITPEVKIEGDDEQ, from the exons GCTGAGCTCGGGCTGGCGGCCGATTCAGCCGACGGGATCGTCGGGGCGAACGATCTTTCGTACCAgtcgtcggcggcggcggcaccggAGCTGTCTAGCAAGCGGCGCCGATTGTCACGCAATGGAGACGGCGGAGAGCTAGGcaatgaggaggaggaggaggaggacgacgagcTATCGACGGACCGTAAACGACACCGAACCGGGGGCCTTccggatgacgatgatgatgacagcAGTGGGAGTATAAAGAAGCCCTACAATGGTGACGGTCACGGGGAAGGTGCGGGAAAGGTGGAGAACGATGGTGAGGAAGCTGACCTGGGACCGTATCAAATTAAGCAGGAAGCTATCGATCCGGACCGAGACGGGGAGGAGGAAAACCgcaatcagcagcaacagcatctcGAGGATGAAGACGACGATGAGGAAGAGTACTTCAATCCGAACCAATTCCTCGCCCAGGAGACACAAATCGACGAAGAGGACGAGATCGGCGAGGATGCAGACAATGACGTCAGTTCCGATGGCGATGGGCAGCAGTTTGTCGTTGCGAATGGTGCCGagagtggtgatggtggcggtgCTGGTGGGTTGGCGACTGGACAACACCAGCCGCCCCAGCTGTTCGAGCGTGGCTGGAAGACGACGGAATTCTCCCCGCAGCCCGGTTCGTCCGGACTGAAAACGCTCAAAATAACAGACTACTCCAATGTTACGGGGAAGCGCGGTCGTCCGCAGCGGTTCGTTACGGAGATGCTATCgatggcggcggcagcggcagcggccgcgtccggtggaggtggtggtagtggtggtggtgttggtaaCACCTTTTTGCCGTACCATCCCGGAGACGCAATGTACCAGCAGTGGCAACGGCTGAAAGGGTTGGCCAATGCGCGACTGCAGGCCGACGGGCGGGTGCCACTGGCGCTCGCAAACCCTCCGCATGGCCGCACGACAACGCGCGTTCTCGGCGGTGTGATCGAACCCACGAAAAAGGTGCAAAAGTTTCTGGACGATGGACTGCGGGAGTTGATCTACAATGCCGGTGCGCCAAACCCGCACTTCGCTCGG GACGGAGGCTCGACGGATTTCAAGGTCGTGAAGGCACGCTTCAACTCGTACAACATCATCTTCGACGACAATCGGTTCCTGCGGCGCAACAAATCCGTCAGCGGGCTGCCCAAGTGGTACTGGGCGTGCAGTGTTACCGGCTGTCCGGTGAAGATATGCAGCTACGCCGGGCGACTGTTCCGCACGAACGAGCTGTCCCATACGCACTCGCCGACGGAACCGGACGCGGACAGCAAGTACGAAACGATACAGCCCGACCCGGTCGAGGCGGAACAGTTGCAGCGCCAGCTGctgcatcagcaacagcagcagcacgcaatgcagcagcaacggctcgtgcgccagcagcagcagcagcaactcctGCGCCAACGTCAGGTGGAGCTTGCGCAGCGCCGTGttgcggcagcggcagcgctgatggcggcggcggctgccaaCTCGTCCCGCAACGATTCCACCGAGCTGGAGCGCTCGATGCACGGGCTGGAtagcagcaatagcaacagcagcagcagccacaacaacaacggcagcatGGCCGAACAGAACGATCCACGTAGAAACTACGAGCTGCGAATGGCGGACGATGGTTCGGAGCTGCTGTTGTACGCTGGACACACCCACGGACTGATTATGACGCGCAAGGATGGCGTGCGGGTGTACCGGTGCACGAGCATTGTCGGTGGCGAGGAGCAGGCGTCGGGCGAGGCAGGCCGTCCGTGTACGGATACCGTGTTCCTGCACTCGAACGGCTGCATCGCCAAGGTGTGCAAGGAGGAAAACGTGGACTACGGCATGGAGTTCCCGGTGGACGGGGGCGCTGCTGATCGGTACAGGACGGCGGGCGGAAGTGTAGCGGAAGGCGGCGAGGAGGACAAGCGTCGCCGGCCGCAGAAGATTATCGTGTACGAGGGCTACCGGTACAAGTACTGCCATGCACGGCCCGAGGGCAGCTTCTACTGGCGCTGCGTGCTGCGTCACGATAAGGACTGTCTGGCGTCGATACAGACCAAGCGCAACCTCGAGTTTCTCAACGTGAACGATCAACCGCACAACCACGAGCCGCCGGATCCGTCAGAACCGCACGAGAACGCGATGCTGTGCGAGATTCGACTGCCGGCCAAGGGTGAAGCAACGGAAGGGTCGACCGATTTCAAGCTGGTCAAGAGTGGCCAGAAGCGAGAGTTCCTCATCTACAAGGGCTATCGGTATTACTTCCAGTACGAGTCGAAGAACGGGCGACGGTCGTACCGGTGCACGATGTTTAAAAACTGTCCCGCCGGAGCGTTTCTGCTGCCGAACAGTACGATCCAGGAGGCGAAGAACTTTATCCACACGCACCCACCGGTGGAGGATATGGACAAGTACATCACCAAGGACAGCTTGATAACGAGCCCGATCAAGCTGCCGGACGGTGGGACCGAGGGTGGAAAGCGGGGCGTTGAGTCGGGAGGCCACGGTGACACGGCCGCAATAGAGCCGTTGAGCAAAGACCCAGAGGTAGCGCGGCGAAACGGGTACCGCATCATCAAGAACTATAAGAACAAGGAGATCATGATCTACCTCGGGTGGCGTTACTTCGAGGACTACAAAAAGAAGAGCGGCGGCCAGGTGTGGCGCTGCTCGTCGCATCGTTTGTGCCGCGGCTCGGTGCACCTCTTCCCGGACGGGTCAATCAATTTTGCCAAGCTGGTCGATCACAACCACTCGCCACCGAAGAAGATCATCAGCCACTCGTCGATCGATGGGGGCGAGTACACGAAAGCCATGCTTGATGTGTCCTCCTCCCTCGACTATACGCTTGGGAACGGGGCCGACGGGACGGGCGATTCGATGCTGCTGACCGGTGGTGGAACGTACCACCGTTACATCACGCACCAGGGCCATCGGTTCCGGTTCGCGACTCGCAAACGCGAAGGCACCATCTATTGGCGGTGTGCGATGCGCCTCGAAACCAAGTGCCCGGTGTCGTTCCACACGAAGGAGGACACGTACGAGCTGGTCAGTACGCGGAACCACGAGCACAACCATCCCATACCGACCGTGTGGCCGGAGGTGGCCGGCGGACAGATTGACGACGAGctgccccaggtccggatgcCAGCCGAGCAAGTGGGCACAACGGATTTCATCCTGACCAAGAACTCCAAGGGCCGTGATCTGGTGCTTTACCGCAGCGGGCGCTTCTATTTGGACTACTCGCGCAAGGATGGCAGGATTGTGTTTCGCTGCTCGGCCGTGTCCGGATGCCGGGCgactgtgctgctgctgcccaacAAGACGCTACAGGTGCCGGAAGACTTTAGCCACAATCATCCCACCGCGGACGGTTGGGAGGCGGGAGAAGCGCCATCGCTGGACGCCAAATCGGTCGGACAGTTAATGACAGAACCGATCGAGCTAAAGTCCGACGATGAGGAGGAAGAAGGCGCAACGCCCACCGATCTGATCGCAGACCGGGGGGCGAGAGTGTCGGGCGGCGCCGGACCGGAATCGATGCTGCCAAAAATCATCCTTTACGATGGGTTTCAATTCCGCTTCATATCGCGCCATCCCACGGAGCAAAGTGCGTTCTTCCGATGCTTTAACTTTGATGCAAAGAAAAACCAGTGCCACGCCTCGCTCTACACCGACCTGAACGGCGTCGTGATCCAATCTAATCAGCAGCCGCACAATCACGACCAGAGCGACTACCTAATGGGGCCGGATAAATACCATCCCCGTTCGCTACAGCATCGGCCCGATCAGTCAGGCTTATTAATAACTGCACCGCCTACTGGGGACGAGCTGCGCGGAACACGTGATTACAAGATCgtaaaaaattggaaaaatcgTGACGTGCTCGTGTTTCAAAACTGCCGCTACTTCCTGCACTACGTCCGCAAGGATGGGCGCAAGGTGTGGCGCTGTTCCGCGATCCGTAGCTGCCACGCCGCCGTCTATCTAAACGCCGACGGGACGGTCGATCAGTTCCGCGGGCAGCATGTGCACGAGATACGGCCGGAAGGGGAGCCGCGACGGCGCCGTCGCAGGAAAAAGTCCGAACTCGTGCCGTTTTCGTACGGTGTCGGTGTCGGGCCCGGCGTCGGCGCCAGTATCTTCGCCAACGGGATGCTTGCCAATGCTGCCGAGCTGATGGCGCGCGGTATGAATGGTGCGTCGATGCTAAATGGCGGTGCGATCGGTGGCATCACTCCACACGGCGGCGCCCTTGTCGCAAACGGATCAATGAACGGTGGCCACAATGGGACGAACGAGTGGATCGATTACAGTGACTACGCTATGCAGATGAGCGGTTCGCCGAATGACACAGCCAGCAGTGCAGCAGCGCGTGGCAATGAAGAAACCCATTCCCTCTGGGATCAGCACCATCCTGAGGCTGGTGCTAGTGGTGGTGGGCGTGGTACAAATGGAGGGGAAGGATTTGATCTTAGCTACCATTCGGTGTTTGGCAGCCAGGAAAACTTCAACACGTACGCCGTCCATGCGCTCGCCCAGCAtcacctgcagcagcagcagcagcagcgatcgGCCGCCAGCTTGCAGCAGCAAAtacagcaccatcagcagctgctgctgaatgGTGCCGGTGAACAGTTGCATCGACGACCCAATGGCGCACCGCAGCCGCCGGACAGCAGCGATGCAGAAGAGTGCGAACTGTCCGGCGATGCCAGCGGTGACGAAATTCCCCTGATCGACATCACGCCGGAGGTAAAGATAGAGGGAGACGACGAGCAATGA